The Fibrobacter sp. UWR4 genomic interval AGAACGAGGGTCGCCTCCCGCTGGTCATCGTTGAAATCCAGGTGGGCGAATACACTGGCGAAGACGATATCATCCGCGTGGAAGACGACTTCCACCGTTGCAAGTAAGAACTTCCGAAAAAGAAGACTGTAAAAAAAGCCTCGGTTCAACCGAGGCTTTTTTGATGCGTTTAGAGATTTGCGGTCATTCGTGAACGAAAAAGCCTCGTATTAACGAGGCTTAGAAGTGAGAGCGAATTTCAATCGTAGGTTCTAAACTTGTGTTTAGAAATTTGCGGTCATTATTAGAACTGATCCAGGAAACGCTGGTCGTTGCCGGTCAGGAGACCGATTTCGGGAATAGCGTGGCGGAGCATGGCGATACGGTCCAGACCGAAGCCGAATGCAAAGCCGGTGTACTTTTCACCGTCGATACCGCAGTTCTTGAACACGTTGGGGTCCACGGAGCCGCAGCCGCCGATTTCCATCCAGCCGGTGCCCTTGCAGCGACGGCAACCTTCACCGCCGCAGAACACGCAGCTTACGTCCATTTCAGCGGAAGGTTCCGTGAAGGGGAAGAAGCTGGGGCGGAAACGGGTCTTGACGCCTTCACCAAAGAGCTTGTTCATGAACACCTGGAGGACTCCCTTCAGGTCAGCAAAGGAAATGTTTTCGTCCACCACCAGACCTTCGCACTGCTGGAACATGGGAGCGTGGGTGGCGTCGTTATCAACGCGGAACACGTGACCCGGAGCGATCATGCGGAAAGGCGGCTTGTGGGTTTCCATGTAATGGATTTGGGTACCACTGGTGTGGGTACGGAGCATCACCTTATCGTCCACGTAGAAGGTGTCCTGCATGTCGCGGGACGGGTGGTCGGGAGGAGTGTTCAGTGCTTCGAAGTTGTACCAGTCGGTTTCGATGTCGCGACCGAAGTCCACTTCAAAGCCCATCTGGCTAAAGAAGTCGATGATTTCTTCACGGACGTCGTACAGCGGGTGAGTTGAACCGGCGGGGATACCTGCGCCAGGGAGGCTTACGTCTACGCTGCCGCTGGAAAGTTTCTTCTGGAGGGCGGCTTCGTTGGCGGTAGCAATGGCCTTTTCGATTTCTTCGGAGACGGCCACCTTAAGTTCGTTGACGAGCTTGCCGAAAGCCGGCTTTTCTTCCGGAGGAAGAGTACCCATCTGCTTCATCAGGTCGGTAACGAGACCCTTCTTGCCCAGGTACTTCACACGGAGGTTGTTAACGGCTTCTTGATTAGTAAGGTCAGTTTGCGCAAGTTCTGCGTCAAATGCCTGTTTTACGTTATTAATAGCTTCACTCATAGTATGACGAAAATTAGAAAAATCTGACTAATTGGCACCGAGGATGTGAACGATGACGGGTTTATTCTTGCCGTTTTCGGTCTTATGGATGGTGAGGACTCCTGTAGAGTCGTAGCCAAATTGCTCGCCAACGCGTTCGCCGTTGACGTAGGTAAGCGAATCTTTCAGACTTCCGCTCCTGTACCAGTTACGCCAAATGCCGTTACGCTTGTCTTTCTTTTCTAAGGAATCATAAGCCCAGAAACCTTGACTTGCGAGGATTCCTCCTTCAGGATTTCCGTCAAGCGTATCGATGTAATAGCTGCGGCTTTCCTTTAGGCGTCCGTATTCCCAGTCTTCCTCGTACCTCAAGTTATGACCTTGTTTGTAATACCACAATTTCCCGTGAAGTTTCCAACTGTTTGTTCGGGAGGAAAAGGTGGATTCCGCACAGACGATGTATTGGACTAGAGAGTCGTTTATGGTACTCCCGCACACACCGTAGTCAATCCTTTTGTTTTCAATGATATTGTGAAAATCAAGAGTGTCGTACTCTATCTTGCTTTCTTTAAAGAGATTTCCTTCGGAATCATACCAAGTCCACACGCCTCTCCTCTGGTCATCGTTCCAGTGATGCTCTATTTTCTGGACATTTCCGTTACCGTAGTAGAACGTTCTTTGTCTGTCGTCTGTTTCCGGTTGACCTAGATAATTAATTCGAGGGCTTTCCTCCCACTGGATCCTTTTTCCGTCACTATAGTAATGAACCTGTTTGCCGGTGTAAATTCCAAAACCGCACTCTTTTTCGAATTCTAGAGTCCCGTCGTTCCTAAACTTTCGTAACGATCCTTTTTCTACGGTCTTAAAGCAAGAGTTTTCCTCTTTAAGATTTCCGTTCTCGTGCCATTTTTTCCAGATGCCTGTGGAATCTCCGCTTTCACTATAGTGTTCCTCAAAGGCGGGTGCGCTATTGGGGAAGACTCCGTACCAGTCGCCTACCTCGTGGTCATCCTTGTAATAGTGGGTGGATT includes:
- a CDS encoding toxin-antitoxin system YwqK family antitoxin, giving the protein MLLHGCTIERAQEQVLETYEDGSKKTSLWTYSNGEILKRNEWYSNGIKKLEVDYKDNQPHGLVRQWTYLGDVVLEGNYEKGKREGEWTTFFSSRKKQSTHYYKDDHEVGDWYGVFPNSAPAFEEHYSESGDSTGIWKKWHENGNLKEENSCFKTVEKGSLRKFRNDGTLEFEKECGFGIYTGKQVHYYSDGKRIQWEESPRINYLGQPETDDRQRTFYYGNGNVQKIEHHWNDDQRRGVWTWYDSEGNLFKESKIEYDTLDFHNIIENKRIDYGVCGSTINDSLVQYIVCAESTFSSRTNSWKLHGKLWYYKQGHNLRYEEDWEYGRLKESRSYYIDTLDGNPEGGILASQGFWAYDSLEKKDKRNGIWRNWYRSGSLKDSLTYVNGERVGEQFGYDSTGVLTIHKTENGKNKPVIVHILGAN
- the pheS gene encoding phenylalanine--tRNA ligase subunit alpha yields the protein MSEAINNVKQAFDAELAQTDLTNQEAVNNLRVKYLGKKGLVTDLMKQMGTLPPEEKPAFGKLVNELKVAVSEEIEKAIATANEAALQKKLSSGSVDVSLPGAGIPAGSTHPLYDVREEIIDFFSQMGFEVDFGRDIETDWYNFEALNTPPDHPSRDMQDTFYVDDKVMLRTHTSGTQIHYMETHKPPFRMIAPGHVFRVDNDATHAPMFQQCEGLVVDENISFADLKGVLQVFMNKLFGEGVKTRFRPSFFPFTEPSAEMDVSCVFCGGEGCRRCKGTGWMEIGGCGSVDPNVFKNCGIDGEKYTGFAFGFGLDRIAMLRHAIPEIGLLTGNDQRFLDQF